GATGTTCGCGAGGTCGTTCGCCAGCGAGATCTTCGCGGCCAGGAAGCCGTTGTTGGCGTACTTGATCATCTCCGCTTCGGCGACGCCGGTCTCGACGATCGGCGGCTCGCCGGCCCGCTCGGCAAGCGGCTCGAACACCCCGCGGAGCGTCGCTTTGGCGCGGTCGCTCTCCGCGCCGAGGACGATCTTGTCGGGATCGAGGAAGTCCGAGACCGCACTGCCCTCCCGGAGGAACTCGGGATTCATCCCGATTCCAAGGTCCTGGCCGAGGACCTTACCGGACTCCTCGGCGAGGATCGGCGCGATCACCTCCTCGGTGGTCGTCGGCACGACGGTGCTCTTGGTGACGACGACGTGGTAGTCGTCCTTCTCGGCGAGCGCGGCGCCGAGCGACCGCGCGCCCGCCTCCATAATCGAGAGGTCGATGTGGCCGTCCGCCTCGGAGGGCGTCGGGAGCGCGAGGAAGGTCGCGTCGGTGTCGCGGACGGCGCCGTAGTCGGTCGTCGCCCGGAGCCGATCGCCGGCGTGTTCGACGACCAGCTCGTCGAGTCCCGGTTCGTGGATCGGCGCCCGCCCGTCGTTGATCGTCTCGACGATCTCCTCGTCGATGTCGACGTTGACGACGTCGTGGCCGACCTCGGCGAAGCAGGCCGCGATGGTCGTGCCGACGTAGCCGCTGCCGACGATGCTGATCTCCATAGGCCAAGGCACGCCAGCCCTGGATTTCAATTTTCGCTCTCCGTCCGGCTCCGAAGCGAAAGGTCGGAGTAGGGGGCGCCTCAACGCCACGCTATGTCGAGAGAGCAGGACGGGTCGGCGGGCGTGACGGAGTCGGAGGCCGCTGCCGACGACGTCGGCACCGAGCTCCTGTCCGACGACTCGTCGTGGCTCGTGATCTTCCTGAAGGGCGTCTGTATGGGCGCCGCGGACGCGGTTCCCGGCGTCTCGGGGGGCACGATCGCGCTCATCACCGGGATCTACGAGCGGCTGATCAGTGCGATCACCGCCGTTTCCATCGATCGGATCCGCGACGTCCTCCTCGGCGTCCTCCCGGACCGCCGCCAGAGGGCTTACGAGGCCCTTCGCGCCGTCGACACCGTGTTCCTGATCGTGCTGGGCCTGGGCATCGCGTCGGCGATCGTCACCGTCACCCGCGTCGTCCACGCGGGCATCCAGTCGATGCCGGTGCTCACCTTCGGGTTCTTCTTCGGCCTCATCGCCGCCTCGGCGTGGGTCCTCTTCTCGGAGGTCAGCGTCGATACGCCGCCCCGGATGGCCGCTGCCGTCGCCGGGTTCGCCGTCGCGTTCGTCGTCTCCGGCCGCGCGGCCGCGACGCTGGGCCAGAGCCTCCCGGTGACGGTGCTCGCGGGCGCCGTCGCCGTCAGCGCGATGATCCTCCCGGGCATCTCCGGCTCGCTCATCCTCGTGATCCTCGGCCAGTACGAGTATATGACGGGGACCCTGTCGTCGTTCGTCGACGGCCTCCTCGCGCTCGTGACCGGCGGCCCCGTCGATCCCGTCAGGGAACACGGCGTCGTCGTCGTCGCGTTCGTCGGGGGCGCCGTCGTCGGCCTGTTCACCGTCGCCCACGCCGTGCGCTTCGCGCTTGACCGCGCCCGGACCGCGACGCTCGCCTTCCTGGTGGCGCTGATCGTCGGCGCGCTCCGCGCGCCGGTCGTCCGGACCGGCGAGCAACTGGCCGACCTCGGTCGGACGTGGACGCCGACGGCGATCGCGCTGTTCGCGGGCGCTGCGGTCGTCGGCGCGGTGTTCGTACTACTCTTGGAGCGCTACACCGGGATCGCCGAAATGGACGAAGCAGTCTGAACTAAGCGACGGACGGCGCGAGGGCTACGCGGTAGGTCTCGAAGGACGGTGAGCCGGACGTGACTGACGACGGCAAGACACAGGATCTCCGACCGTCGCGGCGGTCGACTGGGCGCGCCCGAGTGGAGTCCGGCTCGATGGGCGCCCGCGCGGTCGGATACGAGGTCTTCGGCTGCGCGGCGGGCGGTCGGTCGTCGGCGCGGGGCGACCGTGACCCGAACGCCGACCGACCGCCGTCGCCGCAGTGTGTGTTCCCGTGACTGGTATCACTCCCGTGGGACGGCGAGGTTCACGAGCGATTCGCTGCCACACATCTCACAGACGCTGCCGCTCTCGATGCGCGCACCACACTCGCGGCACTCGTAGCGACTCTCGTCGGGATGGTATGGATCGACTGTCCCGTGGTATATCACCATATGTGGTAGCAGTACACACACGCTGATAACTGTTTCCCTGATACGGAAATTATGAGAACGGAACTCCTAAGATGAACTAATATTCTTCTGTTTCGACCACGTTTCGAACGCTATCTGCGAGCGATGTGGAAGAACGTCTCTTTTCGGCTCGTCGCGCCGACGGTTCGGAAGCCGGCGGTTTCGAAGGCGTCGACGGCGTCCGCGAGCGCGAACCGCTCGTCCATCGCCGGGCCGTCGTCGCCGGTGCCGTTCGCCGACCAGTCGAGGGTGACCACGCGGCCGCCGGGCCGGACGACGCGCGCGAGCTCTGCGAGCGCCGCCTCGGTGGCGAACTCGTGGTAGGTCATCGTCGAGAACGCGGCGTCGAGTTCGTCGTCCGCGAGCGGGAGCGACGACGCCTCGGCGGTCACGGTTTCGACGTTCTCCGGGAGCCCCTTCGCCCGATAGCGGTCGTGCATCTCCGCTTGGACGTCGACGGCGTAGACCGTCCCGGCGAACGGGGCCACCTCGTCCGTGTAGAATCCGGTTCCGCTGCCGATGTCGGCGACGACGTCCTCGCCGCCGAGATCGAGCGCGGCGAGCAGTTCCTCGCGGGAGCCGAAGCGGTAGCGGTCCGGCCGTTCGAGCTTGGCCGACTCGTCGGCGTCGAAGGTGTGAAATCCCATAGCAGAAGCAGGCGCGCGCCGGACCTAAGTGTGTCCGTCCGAGCGGCCAGCCGTGCGGTCGACAGTCACAGTTAACAGGATCGCGCGCCGACGAGTGGGCGATGGCACCGACACTCCGAACCCCGACCGAACGGACCTGCGAGCGGTGCGGTCGCGAGGAAGTCTGGGACGGCGACGCCGGCACCTGGCGGCTCGCCGAGACGGACGGCGAGCGCGCCGTCGGGAGCCCGTACTGCATCCACGAGTGGGACATCAACGGCTCGTTCGTCCCGTTCGAAGACGACCACCCCGCGACGGCCTAGCTACTCGTCACTCGGCCCGCGAGCCGAGTTCTTCCAACACCGAGGCGGTCCCGTCGAAGTACGACTCGTCGAGAACGAGGTCGGCGGCCTCGCGCGCGGCCGCGTCGGCGTTCGCGACGGCGTAGGACCGGCCGGCGACGCCGAACGTCGAGACGTCGTTCTCGCTGTCGCCGATCGCGACGAACGAGTCGGGATCGCGGTCGAGCGCCTCGGCGACCGCCTCCAGGCCGACGCCCTTCTCGACGCCCGGCGTCTTGAGGTGGTACGCATAGCCCGTGTCGACGACTTCGAGGTCGTACTCGGCGGCGACCTCGCGGAGGAGTTCCTCGTCGGCGTCGAGGTTCACGGCGATCTCCGTCCGTCGCCACTCGTTGACCGCGTCGAATCCGTCCCAGCCGAGGTCGCCGCCCCGCTCGACGAACGCGTCGGCCGCGGCCTGTGCGCGCTCCCGGTCGCCCTGGTAGGAGACGGCGCCGGCCGCGAGCACGACGCCGCCGTTCTCGGCGATCACGGTCGGCTCGATCCCGAGGTAGTGACAGAGGCTCACCGGGTAGGGGAACGCCTTCCCGGTCGCGAGGACGACCGGCGCGGTCCAGGCCTGGAGGTGGGCGAAGACACGCGGATCCAGGCGGCCGGCGGCGTCGGTGAGCGTCCCGTCGATGTCGAGGACCAGCGGAGGCTCGGAGGTCATCGACGCGGATAGGCCCGCCCGGGGGAAAGAAGCACCGTTTGGCGGGTCGCGAGAGCGGTCCGTGGGCCGCGACCGCGACTCGCTTACGCGTCGACCGGCTCGACGCCGATCGTGACGGTCACGCCCTCGACGTCCCACTCCTCGAAGAGCGCCGCGTCGCCGAGTTCGTCGGCGTCGACGAACGCCCGCGTGCGGGTCTCCTCGGCGACCACGTCGCGGTGGCGGTCGACGAACTCGGCGACCCGATCGTCGGCGACGTCGACGGCCGTCTCGATCTCGGCGTCGACCTCCAGGTCGAGCTGTTTGCGCATCTCTTGGATCCGCCGGATCACGTCGCGCGCGTAGCCCTCGGCCTCGATCTCCTCGGTGAGGGAGGTGTCGACGTAGACGGTGCCGCCGTCGAAGTCCGCGCCCGAGACGTGCTCGGGGGGCTCGGCCTCGTAGGTCACCATCTCGTCGGTGAGTTCGTAGGTCTCGCCGTCGACCTCGACGCCGGATTCGACCGCCGCGCGGGTCTCGCCCCGGACGGCCTCCATCACCTTCTGGGCGTCGGCGCCGAACTCGGGGCCGATCACGCCCATCTCGGGGCTGGCGCGCTCGACCAGTTCGTCGAACTCCGCGACGACGTCGATCTCGCGGGCGTTGACCCGCTCGGAGAGGAGGGCCGACAGCGACTCGACCGCGTCGGCGACGCCGTCGTCCTCGGTGGCGACGACGACGCGCTGGACCGGCCAGCGGAGCTTCCGGCCGCCCTGCTGGCGCGCGTTCGCCGCGGCCTCCTCGACGTCGCGGAGGACCGCCATCTGCCGCTCCAGTTCCGGATCGCGGCGGTCCGCGTCGGCCTCGGGGTACGACAGCGCGTGGACGCTCGTCGCCGATCCGTCGAGGTGCTGGTACATCTGCTCGGCGAGGTACGGCGTCACCGGCGCCAAGAGGCGGATCGTCTCGTCCATCACCGTCGCGAGCGTGGCGTAGGCGCCGCGTTTCGACGCCGAGTCCTCCTCTTCCCACATCCGCTCGCGGATCGCCTTCACGTAGAAGCGCGAGACGTCCTCGGTGAGGAATTCCAACACCGTGTTGAGCGCGGTGCTCACCTCGTAGTCCTCCCAGGCCTCTCTGGCTTCGGCCTCGACGGACTGGAGCCGCGAGAGGACCCACTCGTCGACGACGGTGAGGTCGCCGTCAGAGAGGTCGGCCTCGGCGGGGTCGTAGCCGTCGAGGTCCATATACGGCAGCGGGAAGCGGAAGACGTTCCAGAAGATGTTGAGCGTCGACTGCATTTCGCCCAGGCCGTCCCACTCGAAGGAGAGGTCGACGCCCTGCTGGTCGTGGCTGAGGAGGTACGCCCGCAGCGGGTCGCGGCCGGCGCGCTCGATGGCCTCCTCGGGGGTGACGATGTTCCCGAGCGACTTGGACATCTTTCGCCCGTCCTCGTCGTTGACGAAGCCGTGCATCATCACCTCCTCGTAGGGCGCGCGGCCGACGGCCGCAGAGCCCATTCCGAGCTGGGACCAGAACCACCCGCGGGTCTGGTCGTGGGCCTCGACGATCCAGTCGGCGGGCCACAGTTCGTCGTATTCCTCCGTCTCGCTCGGGTAATCGAGCGTGCCCCACGTCGCGACCGAGGAGTCGATCCAGACGTCGAAGACGTCGGGGACGCGCTCGTAGGTCTTGCCGTCCTCGGTGATCGTCAGCGGATCCACGGAGGGCCGGTGGAGGTCGAGTTCGTCGGGGTCGACGTCCTGGTCCGCGCGCTCGGCGAGTTCCTCGCGCGTGCCGATCACGATCCACTCGCCGTCGTCGGCCTGCCAGATCGGCAGGGGAATGCCCCAGTAGCGCTGCCGGGAGATATTCCAGTCGGGCGCGTCCTCGACGAAGTCTCGGAAGCGGTTGTCGCGCGCCCACTGTGGGTACCACTCTGTCTCCTCGATGTTGTCCAGGAGGTCGGCCTTGATGTCGGTGACCGTGATGAACCACTGGTCGGTCGCGAGGAAGATGATGTCCGTGTCGCACCGCCAGCAGTGACCGTAGCGGTGCTCGTGGGTGCCCGAGGCGAGCAGCGCGCCGTCGGCGTCGAGGTCGTCGATGATCTCCTCGTTGGCGTCGCGGACGAAGGTGCCCGCGTACTCGCCGGCCTGATCCGTGAACTCCCCGCGGCCGTTCACGGGCACGAAGACGTCGAGATCGAGTTCCTGGCCACGGGCGAAGTCCTCCTGCCCGTGGCCGGGCGCGGAGTGGACCAGGCCGGTGCGGTCGGCCTCGACGTAGTCGGCCGTGTACACTTCCTGGGCGCCCTCGAAGTCGGCGTGTTCGTTCAGGTGCGGTTCGAGGGGGTTGTCGTAGGTCCAGCCCGTCAGGTCCTCGCCCGCGTACTCGTCGAGGACTTCGTAGTCCTCGTAGCGACCCTCCTTGAGGACGTCCTCCACGCAGGGCTCGGCGATGTAGAGGACCTCGCTCTCGCCGCCCTTCTCGGCGCGGACGGCTTGGTAGGTCATCTCGCCGTCGACCGCGACGAAGGTATTCGCGGGGATGGTCCACGGCGTCGTCGTCCAGATGACGAGGCTTCCCGCTCTTTCTTCCAGCGGGAACTTCACGTAGATAGACGGCGAGGTGATCTCGTCGTACTCGACCTCGTTGGCGGCGATGGCGGTCTGACACCGCGGGCAGTAGTTCACCGAGCGCTTGCCCTGCTCGACGAGGCCGCGCTCGTCGACCTGCTGGAACGCCCACCACGCGGCCTCCATGTACTCGGGCGTGATGGTCTCGTAGGGGTTCTCCCAGTCCATCCAGACGCCGATCGACTGGAAGTCCTCGTCCATCGCCTCGCGGTTGCGGACGGCGAACTCCTTGCACTCTTGGATGAACTCCTCGATGCCGTACTCCTCGATGTCGCGCTTGGTCTCGAAGCCGAGTTCCTCCTCGACTTTGACCTCGATCGGCAGGCCGTGCATGTCGTAGCCCGGCCGGTCGGTGACGCGGTGGCCGGTCATCCGCTTGTACCGGATGACGGCGTCCTTCAGCGTCTTGTTCCAGGCCGTCCCGAGGTGCATTTGACCTGACGTGTACGGCGGCCCGTCGACGAAGAAGAAGGGCGGGTCGTCGGCGTGGG
This is a stretch of genomic DNA from Halobellus sp. MBLA0158. It encodes these proteins:
- a CDS encoding DUF7129 domain-containing putative zinc-binding protein, with the protein product MVIYHGTVDPYHPDESRYECRECGARIESGSVCEMCGSESLVNLAVPRE
- a CDS encoding HAD-IIB family hydrolase, translated to MTSEPPLVLDIDGTLTDAAGRLDPRVFAHLQAWTAPVVLATGKAFPYPVSLCHYLGIEPTVIAENGGVVLAAGAVSYQGDRERAQAAADAFVERGGDLGWDGFDAVNEWRRTEIAVNLDADEELLREVAAEYDLEVVDTGYAYHLKTPGVEKGVGLEAVAEALDRDPDSFVAIGDSENDVSTFGVAGRSYAVANADAAAREAADLVLDESYFDGTASVLEELGSRAE
- the ileS gene encoding isoleucine--tRNA ligase; its protein translation is MDEVDDQYTPAAVESAVEEYWDDADAYEATKEAHADDPPFFFVDGPPYTSGQMHLGTAWNKTLKDAVIRYKRMTGHRVTDRPGYDMHGLPIEVKVEEELGFETKRDIEEYGIEEFIQECKEFAVRNREAMDEDFQSIGVWMDWENPYETITPEYMEAAWWAFQQVDERGLVEQGKRSVNYCPRCQTAIAANEVEYDEITSPSIYVKFPLEERAGSLVIWTTTPWTIPANTFVAVDGEMTYQAVRAEKGGESEVLYIAEPCVEDVLKEGRYEDYEVLDEYAGEDLTGWTYDNPLEPHLNEHADFEGAQEVYTADYVEADRTGLVHSAPGHGQEDFARGQELDLDVFVPVNGRGEFTDQAGEYAGTFVRDANEEIIDDLDADGALLASGTHEHRYGHCWRCDTDIIFLATDQWFITVTDIKADLLDNIEETEWYPQWARDNRFRDFVEDAPDWNISRQRYWGIPLPIWQADDGEWIVIGTREELAERADQDVDPDELDLHRPSVDPLTITEDGKTYERVPDVFDVWIDSSVATWGTLDYPSETEEYDELWPADWIVEAHDQTRGWFWSQLGMGSAAVGRAPYEEVMMHGFVNDEDGRKMSKSLGNIVTPEEAIERAGRDPLRAYLLSHDQQGVDLSFEWDGLGEMQSTLNIFWNVFRFPLPYMDLDGYDPAEADLSDGDLTVVDEWVLSRLQSVEAEAREAWEDYEVSTALNTVLEFLTEDVSRFYVKAIRERMWEEEDSASKRGAYATLATVMDETIRLLAPVTPYLAEQMYQHLDGSATSVHALSYPEADADRRDPELERQMAVLRDVEEAAANARQQGGRKLRWPVQRVVVATEDDGVADAVESLSALLSERVNAREIDVVAEFDELVERASPEMGVIGPEFGADAQKVMEAVRGETRAAVESGVEVDGETYELTDEMVTYEAEPPEHVSGADFDGGTVYVDTSLTEEIEAEGYARDVIRRIQEMRKQLDLEVDAEIETAVDVADDRVAEFVDRHRDVVAEETRTRAFVDADELGDAALFEEWDVEGVTVTIGVEPVDA
- the aglM gene encoding UDP-glucose 6-dehydrogenase AglM — translated: MEISIVGSGYVGTTIAACFAEVGHDVVNVDIDEEIVETINDGRAPIHEPGLDELVVEHAGDRLRATTDYGAVRDTDATFLALPTPSEADGHIDLSIMEAGARSLGAALAEKDDYHVVVTKSTVVPTTTEEVIAPILAEESGKVLGQDLGIGMNPEFLREGSAVSDFLDPDKIVLGAESDRAKATLRGVFEPLAERAGEPPIVETGVAEAEMIKYANNGFLAAKISLANDLANICKEYGIDSEEVLEAIGLDHRIGAAFLGAGVGWGGSCFPKDVAAIIAAARDVGYEPAMLQAAVEVNDRQPVRLLELLRGHVDPDGARVAVLGLAFKPGTDDIRNSRALPLVDALVDAGADVVGYDPVATENFRERYPDIDYAETAEAALDDADAALVVTDWPEFADLDEAFDAMATPIVVDGRRIVTRREGIVYESLV
- a CDS encoding class I SAM-dependent methyltransferase is translated as MGFHTFDADESAKLERPDRYRFGSREELLAALDLGGEDVVADIGSGTGFYTDEVAPFAGTVYAVDVQAEMHDRYRAKGLPENVETVTAEASSLPLADDELDAAFSTMTYHEFATEAALAELARVVRPGGRVVTLDWSANGTGDDGPAMDERFALADAVDAFETAGFRTVGATSRKETFFHIARR
- a CDS encoding DUF368 domain-containing protein; the encoded protein is MGAADAVPGVSGGTIALITGIYERLISAITAVSIDRIRDVLLGVLPDRRQRAYEALRAVDTVFLIVLGLGIASAIVTVTRVVHAGIQSMPVLTFGFFFGLIAASAWVLFSEVSVDTPPRMAAAVAGFAVAFVVSGRAAATLGQSLPVTVLAGAVAVSAMILPGISGSLILVILGQYEYMTGTLSSFVDGLLALVTGGPVDPVREHGVVVVAFVGGAVVGLFTVAHAVRFALDRARTATLAFLVALIVGALRAPVVRTGEQLADLGRTWTPTAIALFAGAAVVGAVFVLLLERYTGIAEMDEAV
- a CDS encoding HEWD family protein, encoding MAPTLRTPTERTCERCGREEVWDGDAGTWRLAETDGERAVGSPYCIHEWDINGSFVPFEDDHPATA